The Candidatus Tanganyikabacteria bacterium genome window below encodes:
- a CDS encoding winged helix-turn-helix transcriptional regulator: MITDSEKLALARRQLIPPDVSTALVDLFKVLGDGTRLQLLAVLQAGELSVGELAATVGMTDSAVSHQLRTLRQAGVVRHRRDGKSIRYALDDHHILSLLEQARRHAEHFDPPPPEAGEPL; this comes from the coding sequence ATGATCACCGACAGCGAGAAACTGGCGCTAGCGCGCCGGCAGTTGATCCCCCCGGACGTCAGCACGGCCCTCGTGGACCTGTTCAAGGTGCTCGGAGACGGCACGCGGCTGCAACTCCTGGCCGTTCTCCAGGCCGGCGAGCTCAGCGTCGGCGAGCTCGCCGCGACGGTCGGCATGACCGACTCGGCCGTGTCCCACCAGTTGCGCACGCTGCGCCAGGCCGGCGTCGTTCGGCACCGGCGCGACGGGAAGTCCATCCGCTACGCCCTGGACGATCACCACATCCTGTCGCTGCTCGAGCAGGCGCGGCGCCACGCCGAGCACTTCGATCCCCCGCCCCCGGAGGCGGGCGAGCCCCTGTGA